The DNA window ATCGCGCCGCAGCCGCAGCGCAGCTCGTGCCCGACGTCGATGTGCCCGATCTCGCCCGCCTGGCCGCCAGCCCGGTACGGCCTGCCGTCGAGCAGCAGCGCGCCCGCGATCCCGGTGCCGACCGGGATCACCACGGCACCGGAAAACCCGCGCGCGGCGCCGAGCCGGAACTCCGCGAGCCCGCCCGCGGTGACGTCGTGACCGAAGGCGACCGGCACCGGAAGCCGTTGCGCCAGCAGGGCACCGAGGGGAACCTCGCGCCACCCGAGGTTGGCCGAGAACCGCGCGATCCCGGCGTCCTCGTCCACGATGCCCGGCACGACCACGCCCGCCGCCGCGACCGCCCCCATGCGCTCGGTGAGCCGGGCGATCTGGTCGACGACCAGTTCCGCGGTAGTCGCGCCGTCGTCGGACCGCGCGGTCGGCTCGCGGAGCCGCTCCACCACGGTCAGGTCCTCGTCGAGCAGGGCCGCCTTGACACTCGTGCCGCCGACGTCGAACGCCGCGACCAGCTTGTTCGCCATGGCCTCAGTATCGGGTCTACTGGAGCACCACGGACCGCGTGAGCGAACGCGGGTGGTCGGGGTCGAGTCCGCGATCGGCGGCCCGCGCCCCCGCGACGCGCTGCGCGAGCACCAGATCCGCGAGCGGGTCGACGTCGCGGTCGACGAAGGTGGCCCCGGTCTTCGCGACGTCGCTGGCCATGCCCTCGGGCGCGGCGCCGAACATCCAGGTGACGCGGCCCGGCTGGCTGATGCTGATCGGGCCGTGCCGGTACTCCCACGCCGGGTACGACTCGGTCCAGGTGAGCGCGGCCTCGCGGAACTTCAGCGCGGCCTCGTTCGCGATGCCGACCGTCCAGCCCGTGCCGAGGAAGGTGAACTGGTCGGCTTCGCGCAACTCCGCCGCGATCGGCTCGTCGAGCGCGGCGCGCGCCTGCTCGATCGCGCCCGAGAGGTCCTCGCCGAGGTTCGCCCGCAGCAGCGCGAGCGTGGTGGTGGCGAACCGCGTCTGCACCACGGACCGCTCGTCGCTGTAGGACAGGTCGACGACCCGGTCCGCGGCGTGCGCGATCTCACCGGGCACCCCGGTGATGACCGTGGTCGGGACGCGGCCGCGCAGCTCCGCCAGCAGCCGGAGCACCTCGGTCGTGGTGCCCGAGCGGGAGATCGCGAGCACCTCGTCGTACTGGCGGCCGCGCGGGAACTCGGACGCGGCGAACACGTCCGTCTGCCCGAGGCCCGCAGTCTCGCGGAGCACGCCGTAGGACTCGCCGATGAACCGCGAGGTACCGCAGCCGACGACGGCGATGCGACGGCCCGGCGCCGGCAGTACGGCGCTGAGCTCGTCGGCGAGGCCGACCGCGCGCTGCCAGCACTCGGGCTGGCTGGCGATCTCCTCGTCCATGAAAGACCGGGTCATGCGACTCCCCATCCGTGCGGACACTCTTCCTTCACCCTAGATGCTTGTTCATGCACGGTCAACGAGTGTTTCAGTCACTTTCAATCATTCAGCGGAACAGGGCAGCTTGCGATGCGGTCACGTCACGTTGACCACCTGGTCACTGGCGGCTTACGCTCGCTCGGCTAGGCGATGGCAACCGGAATGCGGTGAGAATCCGCACGGACGCGCCACTGTGACCCACTACTCCAGGTGGGAAGTCAGACCCGGGTCATCGCACGAAGTACCGAGAGGCCGCGCAAGCCCGAGGAGGTCCCCAGCCGTGACACAGGCAGCAGTCCCCGCCATCGGCGAACCGATCCGCATCCCGCTCAAGGAAATCGCACCGTGGGCGGCGTTCGTCGTGCTGCTCGCGATGATCGTGCTCTACTTCGTCAGCACCGAGCAGGGCGCGCTCGCGCTCTTTTCGAACAGCTACGTGCACGAGTTCGTGCACGACGGCAGGCACCTGCTCGCCTTCCCCTGCCACTGACCGGGCGGGCAGCGGCAGATGATGAGGACCTTGCTGGTCCGCGGCATGCTCGCGGGCCTGATCGCCGGTGTGCTCGCGACCGGGTTCGCCTACCTGTTCGGCGAGCCGTCGGTCAACACCGCCATCGGCTTGGAAGAGTCCGGCGGCGGGCACTCCCACTCCGCGCCAGCCGAACCGGGCGCGCACTCCCACGAGACCGCGGCCGAGCCGGAGGAGGAACTGGTCAGCCGGGACGTGCAGAGCACGCTCGGGCTGTTCACCGGCGTCGCGGGCTACGGCATCGCGATCGGCGGCCTGTTCTCGCTCGGTTTCGCCTTCGCCCACGGCAGGCTCGGCCCGATGCGCCCGCGGGCGACCGCGGCCGTGCTCGCCGCGACCGGGTACGCGGTGGTCGTGCTCGTGCCGTTCCTGAAGTACCCGGCGAACCCGCCCGCGGTCGGGCAGGCGGGCACGATCGGCGACCGGACGGGGCTGTACTTCGCGTTCGTCGCGATCTCGCTCGTGGTGGCGGGCATCGCCGTCGCGGCGGGCCGGAAGCTCGTGGAGCGGTTCGGCGCGTGGGGCGGAGTCCTGCTCGGCGCCGGGGGCTACGTCGTGGTGATGGCGCTGTGCGCGTGGCTGCTGCCGGTGATCGACGAAGTGCCGGAAGGCTTCCCGGGTTCGACGCTGTGGACCTTCCGCACCGCCTCGATCGGCACGCAGCTCGTGCTGTGGACCGCGCTCGGTCTCGTTTTCGGCGCACTGGCCGAAAAAGTGGCGCCGAAGCGCGCGGTGGCGGCCGCTTAGAGCTTCATCAAGCGGCGCAAGGCTTCGCCGTCGAGGTGCTGTTCGATGGCGTCGGCGAGGCTGTCGAGCATGCGTTCGCGCAGTTCGGCGAAACCGGGTGCGCCCGCGCGCGGGGTCCATTCGATCCCGGCCTGCGCGGCCGCCTCGGTCAGCCACGCGCGGCGGAACCCGTCGTTGTCGAAGGCGCCGTGCCACATCGTGCCCCACACCGGACCGCGGCGGCAGCCGTCCAGAAACGGTTCCACGTCAGGGGTTTCGGGCACCGTCGCGCGGCCGTGGTGGATCTCGTACGCGCGCACGGCGTGCCCGCGCCAGCGCCCTTCCGGGGTGGCCAGCACCTTCTCCGCCGTGAAGTCCACTGTGGACGGGAGGAGGCCGAGCCCGTCGATCGTGCCCACCTCGGACTCCACGTCGTCGGCGATGCGGGTGGCCAGCATCTGGTAGCCGCCGCACACGCCCAGCACGGGTTTTCCCTCCACCGCACGGGTTTTGACGGCGTCGGCGAGTCCGCGTTCGGCCAGCCAGCGCAGATCCGACACGGTGGCCCTGCTGCCGGGCAGCACCACCACGTCGCTCGTCGCGACGACGTCCGGGTCCGCGGTCAGGCTCACCGCGACACCCGGTTCCGCGGCGAGCGCGTCCACATCGGTCGCGTTCGAGGCGCGGGGGAACCGCACCACGGCCACTTTCAGGGTGGCGCCGGTCGCGGTCCCTGCCCAGCCCGCTGCCGCGAGCGCATCTTCGGAGTCGATCCACACCCCGTCGAGCCACGGCAGCACGCCGAACACCGGGCGCCCGGTCCGCTCGGTGAGCGTGCCGAGCCCGGGGCGCAGCAGAGCGAGGTCACCGCGGAACTTGTTGACCACCCAGCCGGCGATCAGCTCCTGGTCCTCGTGGTCGAGCAGCGCGAGCGTGCCGTACATCGCGGCCAGCACGCCGCCGCGGTCGATGTCCCCGACCACCAGCACCGGAAGGCCGAACTCGCGCGCCAGCCCCATGTTCACGTAGTCGCCGTCGCGCAGGTTGACCTCCGCCGGGCTGCCCGCGCCCTCGCACACCACGACGTCGAAGCGGCGCTCCAGCTCGCGGTAGGCGTCGAACGCGAGCTTCGCGAGCACACGGCGGCCGGTGGCGTACTCCCCCGCGTCGAGCACGCCGAACGGCTTTCCCATCGCGACGATGTGGCTGCGGCGATCGCTGCCCGGTTTGAGCAGCACCGGGTTGAACGCGGCCTCCGGCTCGACCCCCGCCGCGCGCGCCTGCAACCACTGCGCGCGCCCGATCTCGGCACCGTCCGCGCACACCATCGAGTTGTTCGACATGTTCTGCGCCTTGAACGGCGCCACGCGCACGCCCTCGCGCGCGAGCCAGCGGCAAAGCCCCGCCGCCACCAGGCTCTTGCCCGCGTCGGAGGTGGTGCCCGCGACCAGGACCCCGCTCACGCGATCGCCACCGCCACCGCGGCGGCCGCCGCGCCGACCATTGTGGACAGTCGAACGGCGCGGCGGAGATCGGCGGTGACCGGCGGGCGCCCGTCACCGAGAGTGCCCCTGTCCTCGGTCTCGCCGTGGTAGCTGTTGACGCCGCCGAGCCGGACGCCGAGCGCGCCGGCGAACGCCGCTTCCACCTGTCCCGCGTTCGGGCTCGGATGCCGCCGCCCGTCGCGCCGCCACACCCGCAGCGCCTCCCGCGCGCGGCCACCGGCGCACACGGCCGTCAGCGCCGCCGCCACGCGCGCCGGGACGAGGTTCGCGAGATCGTCCGCACGCGCCGATGCCCAGCCGAAACGGCGGTAGCGCGGCGAAGTGTGGCCCACCATCGCGTCGAGCGTGTTGAGCGCGCGGTAGCCGAGCAGGCCGGGAATCCCGGCGACGGCACCCCACAGCAGCGGCGCCACCACGGCGTCGGAGGTGTTCTCCGCGATCGACTCGGTGGCCGCCCTCGCCAGCTCGCCCGGCCCGAGATCCGTCGCGTCGCGACCGCACAGGTGTGCCAGGCGGCGCCGCGCCGAGGGCACGTCTTCGCGGTCGAGCAGTGCCGCCATCGCGGCGCCTTCCGCGGCGAGTCCCCTGCCGCCGAGCACCGCCCAGGTCGCGGCGGCGGTCAGCGCGAACCTGGCCGTGGGACGCTCGCGCGTGGCAACCTGCGCGAGGAATCCGAGCGCGGTCGCCGTACCCGCGCACACGCTCGCGTACGCGGTCCCCGCGGCCTTCGAATCGGCCCACGCGCGGCGTTCCAGCGCGGCCGCCGCGGTGCCGAACCCGGCGACGGGATGCCACCGCGCCGGATCGCCGAACACCAGATCGGCGGCGTACCCGGCGGCGAGCCCGGCCGCCGTCACCGCCGATGTGCGCAGTCCCACGCACGGCACACTAGCCTGTGCACGACAATGCCCGGTATGACGAAGCTGACCCAGCGGCTCGCCGCCTTCTTCGAGGCCGCGGCCAGGGTGTTGCGCCAGTACGGGCGCGCTCGGGAGAAAGTGCTGATCCTCGGCGGGGTCCGGTCGGGGAAGTCGAGACACGCCGAGCGGTTCGTCGCACGGCATCCCGAGGTCGTCTACGTGGCCCCCGGCCTGCCGCCGTCACCGGACGATCCGGAATGGGCGGCGAGGGTCGCCGCCCACCGCGCGCGGCGCCCCGAGAACTGGCGCACCGTGGAGACCACCGATCTCGCCGCCACCCTGCGCGGCGCGTCGCGGCCGTTGCTCATCGACTGCCTCGGCACCTGGCTCAGCCGCGTCCTCGACGAGGTCGGCGCGTGGACGCAGACCGAGGGCTGGGAGCTCCGGCTCGACGAGCGGCTCGAAGACTTCCTGTCCGCTTGGGACAGCGCGCACGTGCCGGTGGTCGCGGTCAGCAACGAGGTCGGCAGCGGCGTGGTGCCGGGCTTCGCCTCCGGCCGCGTCTTCCGCGACGTGCTCGGCGCGCTCAACACCAGGGTCGCCGCGGCGTCGGACCGGGTCCTGCTGGTGGTCGCGGGCCGGGTCGTCGAACTCGGAGAACGGAGCGAATCGTGATCGAGGTCCCCGCCCCCGACGGCGCCGCGCGCGAGGCCGCGCAGGCCAGGCTCGACGGGCTCGTCAAACCGCTCGGTTCGCTCGGCAGGCTGGAGGAGCTGGCCGCGTGGCTGTGCGCCGCGCACGGTTCGGTGCCGTCCCGCCCGCTCGACGACGTTCGCGTGGTGGTCTTCGCGGGCGACCACGGCGTCACCACCTCCGGCGTCTCGGCCTACCCGCGCGAGGTCACCGCGGCGATGGTGCGGGTGTTCCTCGCGGGCACCAGCGGCGTGACCGTGCTGGCGAAGCAGCTCGGCGCGCGCGTGCGGGTCGTCGACATCGCGGTGGACGCCGAGCTGCCCGAGGTGCCGTCCGCCGTGGTGGCGCACAAGATCCGCCGCGGCTCCGGTTCGATCGACGTCGAAGACGCGCTGGCGCCGGGCGAGGCTTCGTCGGCGTTCACCGCGGGCCGCGCGATCGCCGACGAAGAGATCGACGCGGGCGCGGATCTGCTGATCCCCGGCGACATGGGCATCGGCAACACCACGGTCGCCGCCGCGCTCGTCGCCGCGGTGCTGGGCCTTCCCGCCGAAGACGTGGTGGGTACCGGCACCGGCGTCGATGCCGACGGCCGCGCGCGCAAAGTCGCCGTCGTCGAGGCGGCGCTGGCCCGCGCGGGCACGGGTGGCGATCCGTTCGCGCTGCTCACGAAGCTCGGCAGCGCGTGCGCCGCAGCCACCGCCGGTTTCCTCGTGCAGGGCGCGGTCCGCGGCGTCCCGGTCGTGCTGGACGGCGTGTTCTCCGGTGCGGCCGCGCTCGTCGCGCGCGAGATCGCGCCCGGCGCGCCGCGGTGGTGGCTCGCCGGTCACCGGTCGACGGAGCCCTCGCAAGCGTTTGCGCTCAAGGCACTCGGGCTCGACCCCATCCTCGATCTCGGCCTGCGGCTCGGCGAAGGCAGCGGCGCGGTCCAGGCCGTGCCGGTGCTGCGCTCGGCACACGCGGTGCTGGCCGAGATGAGCCTGCTCTCGGACCTGGGGTGATCGACGCGCTGCGCATGGCGTTCGGCACCCTGACCGTGGTGCCGGTGCCCGCGCCGCGCGTGATCGACCGCGGGGTCGCCGCGGGCGCCATGCTGCTCGCGCCGGTCGCCGCCGTGCCGCTCGCGGCCGCCGCGGTGCTCGTCGTGCTCGCCTGCACCGCATTGCGGTTGCCCGCACTGGGTTGTGCCGGTCTCGCGCTCGCGGCGATCGCGCTCGGCAGCAGGGGCCTGCACCTCGACGGCCTCGCCGACACCGCCGACGGCCTCGGCGCCTCCTACGACCGCGCCCGCGCGCTCGAAGTCATGCGGCGCGGCGATTCCGGCCCCACCGGCGTCGCCACCCTGGTACTCGCGCTGATCGTCCAATGTGGAGCGTTGACGGGCGCTGTCCTTTCCGGACACGGTGAAGCGGCGATCGCCGTCGCGGTACTGGCGGGACGCGGCGTGCTCCCCCTGTGCTGCGCGCGGGGCGTCCCGTCCGCCCGCCCCGACGGCCTGGGCGCGACCGTGGCTGGCTCGGTCCGGGTCCCGTTCGCGGTGCTGGTGTTCGTCTTGCTGGCCGCGGTGAGCGCGCTCGCGCCGGGGTTGCCGTGGTGGCGGGGTCCGGTGGCGGTCGGGGTCGCGTTCGTCGCGGCGGGGGTGTTGCTGTTCCGGTGCGTGCGGCGGCTGGGCGGGATCACCGGGGACGTCCTGGGCGGCTGCGTGGAAGTCGGCACGACGGCCGCCCTGCTGGCGATGTCCGCTGGGTAGGTCTCGGAGTCCGGAACGGGACCACATCCGATGCCCTGAAGGCCACCATGACGGCACTGAGCGCCCGAAACTCGGCCCTCACACCAAGATCCCGGCACGGAGCCGCCATGGCAGTATGCCGTGAAGGCCACCATGACGGCATTCAGTGCCGTGTCGTGTCTCGGTAGTTCTGCCGCAGGTTTGTCTCGGTTGTTGTGACACAGGTTAGGCGGCTGGGGTGAGTTGGCCTTGGTAGGTCTTGGTGTGGTCGAGGTGGATGTGGCCGATCGGGTCGCCGTCGCTGGTGTAGGCGGTGGCCCGGTCGCTGTCACGGATGATGGTGATGGTGTGTCCGGCGTGGGCGGTGCCGATCCGTAGCCGGGCGTGTTTGCCGAGGTTGACCGTGCCGGTGGTGCTGACTTTGAGGCGGTGCACGGTGGCGTCGTCCTGGACGGGCAGGTGCTGGGGTCCGCCGTGGCTGTCGCTGGTGGTCCAGGCATGGGTGGGGGTTTGCCGGCCAAGGGCGCTGTGGCGGCGGTGGTTGTAGTGCTCGCGGTAGACCTCGAGCAGGGTGCGGAGTTCGGTCAGGGTCGCGGGTTGGATGGGTTGGTGATCCAGCCAGCGTTTGAAGGTCTGGTGGTGGCGTTCGACCTTGCCGCAGGTCTGCGGGTGGTAGGGGCTGGAATGGATCAGCCTGCAGCCGTGGCCGGTGACGGTGCGGGCGAACGCCGATGGCCCGGCGTTGGGGTGGCGGCCGCGTGAGGTGAACGCGGATCCGTTGTCGGACAACACGATCGCGGGCGCACCATGGTCGGTGATGGCCGCGGTGATCGCGGTGATCGCGGCACGGGAGGTTTCGGCCTCGGCGGCGTGATTGGCCACCAGCATGCGCGTGCAGTCGTCGAGGACCTCGAACACCACCACCGTGGCCCCGCCGGCGAGGATGACCTCGGTGGCGTCGATCTGGTAGCAGTCCCGCGGCCGGGCATAGCTGAACCGACGGTAGGAGGACCGGGGCCGCTTACGGGGGTTGGACTCGGCCAGCCCGTGCCGGGACAGGATCCGGTTGATCGTGGCCCGCGACGGGACAGGCCAGCCCCGTCCGGCCCAGTCCCGCTCGGCGGCCAACTCCAGAAGCCGATCGCGGATCGGGTCCGCCCCGTTGTCCGGTTTCAGCTCCTTCCGCAGCCGCAGCACGACAGCCACGACCGGCTCCGCCGTAGCATGCCGCACGGTCTTGGGCCGGGTCGACCGCCGCCGCCACTGCCCCTCGGCCTGGATCCGGGCACGGTGCCGATAGAACGTCCGCCTATCGACACCATGCTCCCGGCACCACGCCGACACGTTCTCAACCGGCACTTCAGCCGTCAGCATCGCGTCCACGAATCGCATGATCGTCCCATTCCGCGTCATGGCCCTCACCACAACGCCGGTCAGGCGGCAGATCATGCAACATCACCCGACCCGGGTGTGTCACATGCTGCGATACACAAACTGTGTCAAAACAGCTGATACTGAACACGGCATTCAGTGCCGTGATGGTGGCCATCAGGGGCTTCAGGGGGCATCAGGGCGCGTCCTACCGCGAAGGGGCATCCCGCCGCGAGCAACCGCCGTGCGAGGGGGCGATTCGCGGCGCTCAAGTCCCCGAGGGTGGCCTTCGGGGCAGGCACCCCGCGACAGCCGAGCGCGCGAGGGGTGAGATCGGGGCGTCTAGCGTCACTTTTCCCGCCCTCGTGGACGCGCCGCCCCGGCCGCCGATGCCCTGAAGGTGGCTGTCGGGGCATCTAGCGCCCCGAAAGCCACCTTCGGAGTAGCACGGAGGCGAGAGCGGTGAGGAAGCCATCGGTGGTGGCGCGGTCTCGGACGGCGATCCGGATGTGTTCGGTGCCGAGGCCGGGGAAGGAGTCGCCTCGGCGGACCGCGTATCCCTTCGACCGCAGCGCTTCCCGCACAAAAGACGGCACTTCGGCCAGCACGAACGGGGCCTGCGGGACAGAAGGGACCGTCACCCCGAGCGAAGACAGCCCCGCCATGAGGTGGTCACGATCCCGAACGGCCTGCGCAGCCATCACGGCGGCTTCGTCCAAAGCGGACGGAGCACTGCATGCGACGGCAGCGATGACGGCGAGTGTCGAGACCGACCACGGTGGTTGCACGGCGCGCAGCCGAGAGACCAAAGTGGACGGTCCAAGCAGGTAGCCGCAGCGAAGGCCCGCGATCCCCCAGGTCTTGGTCAGGCTCCTGATCACGGCGACACCGGGAAGCCGTTCTCCCGCAACGCTTTCCGGCTCACCAGGGACGGCGTCCATGAACGCCTCGTCGACCACCACGAGCCTGCCGGGACGGCACAGCGCGCGGATGGTCTCGGCGGGGTGCAGCACCGAGGTCGGGTTCGTCGGGTTGCCGACGAACACCAGGTCGGCTTCCTCGCCGACGGCGTCGGGCTTCAGCACGAACCCGTCCGCGGCGGGCAGCACGACGCGGCGCACCGGGTGGCCCGCGGCGCGCATCGCGGCTTCCGGTTCGGTGAACTGCGGGTGCACGATCACGGTGTCCGCCGGGCGCAACGCGGTCGCGAGCAGCGTGAACGCTTCGGCGGCGCCCGCGGTGACGAGCACCTCTTCCGGCGGGACCCCGTGACGGGCCGCGATCGCGTCGACGGCGGGCCGCGCATCGGGGTAGGCGGCGATCTGGTCGAGGCCGCGTTCGAGCGCGCGCCGCAGCCACGGCGGCGGCGCGCTCAGGCGGACGTTGACGGCCAGGTCCACCAGCCCGTCGCCGATCTCCTGGTCACCGTGGTGATGCAGGTCAACCATGGCCGACCAGCGAAGCCGAAAACGCCTGCGCCGCGCGGGCGAACCGCCCGGCCTGGCCGGGGTGCCCCGCCCAGTGCACGTGCAGGTACGAAGCGCTCAACCGGGGCGAGGAGAAGCCTTCCGGTTTGCCCTCCCATTCCCACGCGGCCGGATTCCCGTTGCGCGGCAACACTTGCGTGCGATGGAACTCGTGCCCGGTCACCTCGTCGCCGCGGCGCACGAGCACCGAGTCGGCCGCCGCGACGGCGCGCCGGTAGCCGAGCGCGCCACGGCTAGTCATCCGCGCGGAGGCGTCGAGCACCCCGGTCATCGGCGCGCCGTCGAGGTCGCGGCACAGGTACAGCAGCCCGGCGCATTCGGCGACCACCGGCATGCCGCCCCGGACGGCGAGTGCGATCCTCTCGCGCAGCACGGCGTTCTCGGCCAGTTCCCCCGCGTGCACCTCCGGGAAGCCGCCGCCGAAGTACAGTCCGGCACATCCCGGTGGCAAGGCCTTGTCCTGCAACGGGTCCACTTCGGCCACTTCGATCCCCGCGGCGGCGAGCAGCTCCGCGGTCTCGGTGTAGCGGAAGGTGAACGCGCGCCCCGACGCCACCGCCACGACGGCCCCAGCAACAGAACTGTCCAATTCGGACGACGCGTCCCACGGCGCACCGTCCACAGGGGACGCGGCACGGGCGACGCGCACGACCGCTTCGAGATCGATCCCGCTTTCGATCCAGGAAGCCAGTTCCGGCAGCAGGCGCCGCGACTCCGCGTCCCGTTCGGCGGCCGGGACCAGGCCGAGATGACGGCTCGGGGCGTGGATGTCGTCGCTGCGCCGCAGCGCGCCCAGCACCGGGATCCCGGTCGGCGCCAGCGCCGCACGGATCTCGTCCTCGTGCCGCTGCGACCCGAGCTTGTTCAGGATCACCCCGGCCAGCCGCACCGCGGGGTCGTACTTCGCGAAGCCCAGCACCACCGCGGCGACGCTCCGGCTCGCCGCGCTCGCGTCCACCACGAGCACCACGGGCGCGTCGACGAGCCGCGCCACGTGCGCAGTCGACGCGTAGCCCTCGGTGCCGAGCGCGCCGTCGAACAGGCCCATCACGCCCTCGATCACGGCGAGGTCCGCGCCGCGGGATCCGTGCAGCAGCAACGGAACCAGCCGCTGTTCGCCCTGCAGGAACGGGTCGAGATTGCGGGGCGGGCGGCCGGTGGCGAGCGCGTGGTAGCCGGGGTCGATGAAATCGGGGCCGACCTTGTGCCCGGACACCGCCGTCCCGCGCGCGGTCAGCGCCGCCATGATCCCGGCCGCGATCGTGGTCTTCCCGTGCCCGGAGCCCGGTGCCGCGATCACCAGCCTCGGCACCGCGCGCGTCACCACTCGATCCCCCGCTGCCCCTTCTGACCGCTGTCCATCGGGTGCTTGACCTTCGTCATCTCCACCACCAGGTCGGCGGCGTCGACGAGCGCGGCGGGCGCGTTGCGGCCGGTGATCACGACGTGCTGGTGCCCCGGCCGCGCGGTGAGCGCTTCGACGACCTCGCCGGTGTCGATCCAGCCCCAGTGCAACGGGTAGCTGAACTCGTCGAGCACGTAGAAGTCGTGCCGCCCGTCGGCGAGCCTGCGCTTGATCTCGGCCCAGCCCTCGCGCGCGTTCTGCGCGTGGTCGGATTCGGTGCCGGACTTGCGCGCCCAGCTCCAGCCCTCGCCCATCTTGTGCCATTCCACCGGGCCGCCTGAGCCGTCGGAGTCGTGCAGCGCGCCGAGTGCGCGGAACGCGGATTCCTCGCCGACGCGCCACTTCGCGGACTTGACGAACTGGAACACGCCGATCGACCAGCCCTGGTTCCACGCCCGCAGCGCCATCCCGAACGCGGCCGTCGACTTGCCCTTCATCTCCCCGGTGTGCACCACCAGGAGCGGACGGTTGCGGCGCTGGCGGGTGGTGAGCCCGTCGTCGGGCACCACGGCCGGTTTCCCCTGCGGCATCAGGCTGCCCTTCCCGTCCTGGCGCGCACGGCGCCGGTCAGCGACTCGGCGGCGACCTCCGCGAGCGGCAGGCGTTCGGCGCCGAGCGCCTCGGCCAGCGCG is part of the Amycolatopsis sp. CA-230715 genome and encodes:
- the cobC gene encoding Rv2231c family pyridoxal phosphate-dependent protein CobC; protein product: MVDLHHHGDQEIGDGLVDLAVNVRLSAPPPWLRRALERGLDQIAAYPDARPAVDAIAARHGVPPEEVLVTAGAAEAFTLLATALRPADTVIVHPQFTEPEAAMRAAGHPVRRVVLPAADGFVLKPDAVGEEADLVFVGNPTNPTSVLHPAETIRALCRPGRLVVVDEAFMDAVPGEPESVAGERLPGVAVIRSLTKTWGIAGLRCGYLLGPSTLVSRLRAVQPPWSVSTLAVIAAVACSAPSALDEAAVMAAQAVRDRDHLMAGLSSLGVTVPSVPQAPFVLAEVPSFVREALRSKGYAVRRGDSFPGLGTEHIRIAVRDRATTDGFLTALASVLLRRWLSGR
- a CDS encoding cobyrinate a,c-diamide synthase — translated: MVIAAPGSGHGKTTIAAGIMAALTARGTAVSGHKVGPDFIDPGYHALATGRPPRNLDPFLQGEQRLVPLLLHGSRGADLAVIEGVMGLFDGALGTEGYASTAHVARLVDAPVVLVVDASAASRSVAAVVLGFAKYDPAVRLAGVILNKLGSQRHEDEIRAALAPTGIPVLGALRRSDDIHAPSRHLGLVPAAERDAESRRLLPELASWIESGIDLEAVVRVARAASPVDGAPWDASSELDSSVAGAVVAVASGRAFTFRYTETAELLAAAGIEVAEVDPLQDKALPPGCAGLYFGGGFPEVHAGELAENAVLRERIALAVRGGMPVVAECAGLLYLCRDLDGAPMTGVLDASARMTSRGALGYRRAVAAADSVLVRRGDEVTGHEFHRTQVLPRNGNPAAWEWEGKPEGFSSPRLSASYLHVHWAGHPGQAGRFARAAQAFSASLVGHG
- the cobO gene encoding cob(I)yrinic acid a,c-diamide adenosyltransferase translates to MPQGKPAVVPDDGLTTRQRRNRPLLVVHTGEMKGKSTAAFGMALRAWNQGWSIGVFQFVKSAKWRVGEESAFRALGALHDSDGSGGPVEWHKMGEGWSWARKSGTESDHAQNAREGWAEIKRRLADGRHDFYVLDEFSYPLHWGWIDTGEVVEALTARPGHQHVVITGRNAPAALVDAADLVVEMTKVKHPMDSGQKGQRGIEW